Sequence from the Bacillus sp. BGMRC 2118 genome:
AATACTCTTAATCTTAGGATTAGTTCTACTGGCTATCGGTATTGTTAATTTAATTTTCTATATAAATTCAGATAAGATTGCAAATATAGCATATATACTAATTGGGTTTCCTTTAGTATATAGTGGATCTAAACTAATGATGAAACATACGGAAAATAATGATTATTAATAAAAAAAGAGGTTGGGGATTTTTACTATAAGGCAAGTTCAGTTTAACAAGAGAAAAAAGTAGTGGAACCTAATATTGGTAGATGTGTAAGTATTAGTATGTTATATTTATAGAAACACAAGAAAGATAGGTGAAGAAATCCGGCATAAAAGTGGCTTGCATTTCACGAGCTTTTTTATGACTGGAAATGGGTAAAGAATCAATTTTAAGCATTCTAAATTAGGCATTTTTGTATGCTTATTTAGTTTGCTAATTGATTTTTTACTCTTCGGACTTATTCACTTTTTAAAACCGCAGAGTATTCTCTGTGGTTTTTTTGTGTTTAAAGTAGACTAAATTGGAGGTAAATATTTTTGAAACGTTATTTCGTTAATGTTGGTGAGTTAGAAGTACATATTACAGAGTGGGGGAATGAAAAGAATCCAGTAATTTTTTGCCTTCATGGATTAGGCAGCACAAGTCTTAGTTTTATAGAAATCGGTGAACTACTAAAGGATGAGTTCAGAATTATTTCAGTTGATGCCCCTGGCCATGGGAAAACTCCACCATTTGAATCAACAGAAGAGTATGAAATGCCAGCTATGGCAAAATGGATAAATAGCATTATAAATATATTAAAGATAAACAAGATATATTTTTTATCTCACTCTTGGGGAAGTTGTGTTTCATTATATTACATACATAGCTTTCCTGAGAGAGTGGATGGTGCGATTTTGATTGATGGTGGGTATCATACTAAGAGATTAAAGGGGATATCTGTTGAAGAAGAAGTTTCCTATTATTTAATTGATTTTGAGGACTATATGGAGTCATGGGACCGATTCTTAAATGAAGCTGTATATGGTGATGTAAAAAGAAGATCTTCACTTTTAGATTTAGCTGGTAAGGACTTAGTTTTAGCCAAAGAAAACAAGTTCTATTGGCATGCAAGAGGGATAACAGGAGCAAATATCGTAAAAGCAATGCACAAGAATGAGACATTAGATATATATGAAGAACTCCATCTTTCTAATTTAGTGTTACTTAGAGCAACAATCCCTGAAGAACAAAACAACTATAGAGATTTAACTTCAAGATTATTTGAACAGAAGACTGGTGGAACAGTAAAGATAATCCCTAATGCTACTCATATGCTACATTGGGACAAACCTGAATTAGTTGCCAATGAAATCAGAAGAAATTGGTCTCTTTCGTAATGAATAATTGAACAATTAGTTCTAATAATATACTTGCAGATTAATTAACGTACATTGATCCCATGGAGGGGGAAAGTTATTCAGCTAAAGGGGTGAGAATAGTTTAATTAGAAGGAATTCCAAAGCGCCTACTTGAATATAAAAGTAGATGCTTTTTTTGTAATAATTTTTAAATTGGGGAACGAGATGAGCAAAACTGAATCACGAGGAGATAAGCTAGAACAAAAAGTAGAAAACATGTGGAGACCTCACTATACTTTGCTAGCCTTGGGAATAAGGATTAATTCGGGGCGGCATGATTTATATAAGCGCATTTAATATAAATGATTCTATTTATAAGAGTATTAAACAAAAACATAAGGAAGTACCAGAGAATACTTTTTTAATAACAAGACTAATAGTCATATGCATTTTTTTACTAAGGATGAATAAGAGGAACAGTTTATAGATTATACCGTCTCAAAGTTATTCCTTAGAAATTAGTCATGGAGATCCTCACTATCATGATACTTTAGAGTTACTTGTGAAGAAAAGCAAAGAATTCCTTTT
This genomic interval carries:
- a CDS encoding alpha/beta hydrolase — its product is MKRYFVNVGELEVHITEWGNEKNPVIFCLHGLGSTSLSFIEIGELLKDEFRIISVDAPGHGKTPPFESTEEYEMPAMAKWINSIINILKINKIYFLSHSWGSCVSLYYIHSFPERVDGAILIDGGYHTKRLKGISVEEEVSYYLIDFEDYMESWDRFLNEAVYGDVKRRSSLLDLAGKDLVLAKENKFYWHARGITGANIVKAMHKNETLDIYEELHLSNLVLLRATIPEEQNNYRDLTSRLFEQKTGGTVKIIPNATHMLHWDKPELVANEIRRNWSLS